One part of the Arabidopsis thaliana chromosome 4, partial sequence genome encodes these proteins:
- a CDS encoding uncharacterized protein (unknown protein; Has 13 Blast hits to 13 proteins in 5 species: Archae - 0; Bacteria - 2; Metazoa - 0; Fungi - 0; Plants - 11; Viruses - 0; Other Eukaryotes - 0 (source: NCBI BLink).), whose translation MSSKWFCVQQMSENEQRTKHELARSAKRSESLRRILKQYGVSVENPEESKTSSRLDDLDCEEKHDAVTSSVIDDDSKMNTTEELPDLRRVEKYTETVGTADNLSGQNHQILPHLNTGVLLTSLLPVLGFCIICIIGTLHTIISRKTSQGHHHGSERWRTALMDWNEPLASDGHDSMSPEYREATATDEMNEAYSRVELEYKRFLLECGVGES comes from the exons ATGTCTTCTAAGTG GTTTTGTGTTCAACAAATGTCAGAGAATGAACAGAGAACTAAACACGAACTGGCTCGTTCTGCTAAAAG AAGCGAGTCTTTGAGACGTATTTTAAAGCAATATGGAGTATCTGTAGAAAACCCTGAAGAAAGTAAGACAAGTAGTAGACTTGATGACCTAGATTGTGAAGAGAAGCACGATGCTGTTACTTCTTCTGTCATAGATGACGACTCTAAGATG AATACAACTGAGGAGTTGCCTGATTTACGCCGGGTAGAGAAATACACTGAGACTGTTGGTACTGCAGATAATCTTTCAGGACAAAATCACCAAATTCTCCCCCAT TTGAACACAGGTGTTTTGTTAACTTCTCTGCTTCCTGTTCTTGGATTCTGCATCATATGCATAATTGGGACGTTACACACAATAATCTCCAGAAAGACATCACAAGGTCATCATCATGGCTCCGAAAGGTGGAGAACCGCATTAATGGATTGGAACGAGCCGCTTGCTTCTGATGGACATGATTCGATGTCTCCAGAATACAGA GAAGCTACCGCTACTGATGAAATGAATGAAGCATATAGCAGAGTAGAGCTCGAGTACAAGAGATTTCTATTAGAATGTGGGGTGGGTGAATCTTAG
- a CDS encoding uncharacterized protein (unknown protein; LOCATED IN: chloroplast; EXPRESSED IN: 18 plant structures; EXPRESSED DURING: 13 growth stages; Has 15 Blast hits to 15 proteins in 6 species: Archae - 0; Bacteria - 2; Metazoa - 0; Fungi - 0; Plants - 13; Viruses - 0; Other Eukaryotes - 0 (source: NCBI BLink).) has translation MASLHLGGASLINEVVFGSSLIGFRSKRFKRASERCRFCVQQMSENEQRTKHELARSAKRSESLRRILKQYGVSVENPEESKTSSRLDDLDCEEKHDAVTSSVIDDDSKMNTTEELPDLRRVEKYTETVGTADNLSGQNHQILPHLNTGVLLTSLLPVLGFCIICIIGTLHTIISRKTSQGHHHGSERWRTALMDWNEPLASDGHDSMSPEYRVASTNQEATATDEMNEAYSRVELEYKRFLLECGVGES, from the exons ATGGCAAGTTTGCACCTTGGAGGTGCTTCGTTGATCAATGAGGTCGTTTTTGGCTCCTCCTTGATTGGTTTCAGAAGTAAACGGTTTAAACGAGCTTCAGAG AGATGTAGGTTTTGTGTTCAACAAATGTCAGAGAATGAACAGAGAACTAAACACGAACTGGCTCGTTCTGCTAAAAG AAGCGAGTCTTTGAGACGTATTTTAAAGCAATATGGAGTATCTGTAGAAAACCCTGAAGAAAGTAAGACAAGTAGTAGACTTGATGACCTAGATTGTGAAGAGAAGCACGATGCTGTTACTTCTTCTGTCATAGATGACGACTCTAAGATG AATACAACTGAGGAGTTGCCTGATTTACGCCGGGTAGAGAAATACACTGAGACTGTTGGTACTGCAGATAATCTTTCAGGACAAAATCACCAAATTCTCCCCCAT TTGAACACAGGTGTTTTGTTAACTTCTCTGCTTCCTGTTCTTGGATTCTGCATCATATGCATAATTGGGACGTTACACACAATAATCTCCAGAAAGACATCACAAGGTCATCATCATGGCTCCGAAAGGTGGAGAACCGCATTAATGGATTGGAACGAGCCGCTTGCTTCTGATGGACATGATTCGATGTCTCCAGAATACAGA GTCGCTTCAACGAATCAGGAAGCTACCGCTACTGATGAAATGAATGAAGCATATAGCAGAGTAGAGCTCGAGTACAAGAGATTTCTATTAGAATGTGGGGTGGGTGAATCTTAG